A window of the Bacteroides thetaiotaomicron VPI-5482 genome harbors these coding sequences:
- a CDS encoding VIT1/CCC1 transporter family protein, with product MIPTQQDIAEFTRFQRNEITESILYERLASIEKDENNRKTLRLIAAEEKSHYAILKKYTGKEIGPDYKRIARFYFLARILGITFAIKLMESSEENAHNNYDKYAHIPDLQRLAHEEEVHEQKLISLINEERLEYMGSVVLGLNDALVEFTGALAGFTLALSDSKLIALTGSITGIAAALSMASSEYLSTKSEGDDKKHPVKAAVYTGIAYLITVVSLVTPFILISNVIVALGVMLTMALIIIALFNYYYSVARGESFRKRFTEMAVLSFSVAGISFLIGYALKTFTGIDA from the coding sequence ATGATTCCAACCCAACAGGATATTGCCGAATTCACCCGCTTTCAACGAAACGAGATAACAGAAAGCATCTTATATGAACGGCTCGCATCTATCGAAAAAGACGAGAATAACCGCAAAACGCTCCGACTGATAGCAGCAGAAGAAAAGTCGCATTACGCTATCCTCAAGAAATATACAGGAAAAGAAATCGGTCCGGACTATAAGCGTATCGCCCGTTTCTACTTTCTGGCACGCATACTAGGTATCACATTCGCCATCAAATTAATGGAGTCCAGTGAGGAAAATGCCCATAATAATTATGATAAATATGCCCATATACCGGACCTACAACGGCTGGCACATGAAGAAGAAGTGCACGAGCAAAAGTTGATTTCACTAATCAATGAAGAACGGCTGGAATATATGGGATCGGTCGTACTGGGACTTAATGATGCGCTGGTTGAATTTACAGGTGCACTGGCAGGTTTCACACTTGCCTTGAGTGACAGTAAACTGATAGCACTGACCGGCAGTATCACAGGGATAGCCGCTGCACTGTCAATGGCATCTTCCGAATATCTTTCTACCAAATCGGAAGGGGATGATAAGAAACATCCGGTAAAAGCAGCTGTATATACAGGAATCGCCTATCTGATCACGGTAGTGTCACTGGTTACTCCGTTTATACTGATCAGCAATGTAATCGTAGCTTTGGGAGTGATGCTGACCATGGCACTTATCATCATTGCCCTTTTCAACTACTATTATTCCGTAGCCCGTGGTGAAAGCTTCCGAAAGCGGTTTACAGAAATGGCTGTACTCAGTTTCAGCGTGGCTGGTATCAGCTTCCTGATAGGATATGCT
- a CDS encoding MFS transporter: MKQSLKENGGLPASILWTLAIVAGVSVANIYYIQPLLNMIRHELGISEFRTNLIAMVTQIGYAAGLLFITPLGDLYQRKKIILVNFFVLIFSLLTIALADNIHLILLASFFTGACSMIPQIFIPIAAQFSRPENKGRNVGIVLSGLLTGILASRVVSGFVGELFGWREMYYIAAAMMFVCAIVVLKVLPDIQTNFRGKYGDLMKSLLALVKEFPQLRIYSIRAALNFGSLLAMWSCLAFKMGQAPFHANSDIIGLLGLCGVAGALTASFVGKYVKRVGVRRFNFIGCGLILFSWLLFFVGENTYLGIILGIIIIDIGMQCIQLSNQTSIFELSPRASNRINTIFMTTYFVGGSLGTFLAGTFWQLYGWHGVIGIGATLTCISLLITTLSKK, from the coding sequence ATGAAACAGTCATTGAAAGAAAACGGAGGTCTGCCGGCATCCATCCTGTGGACGCTCGCCATTGTGGCAGGAGTCTCGGTAGCCAACATCTATTATATCCAACCGCTGCTAAATATGATACGCCATGAACTTGGCATATCAGAATTCCGTACCAACCTGATTGCCATGGTCACACAGATAGGCTATGCAGCGGGACTCTTGTTTATCACTCCCTTAGGTGATTTGTATCAGCGGAAAAAGATTATCCTTGTCAATTTCTTTGTCCTGATATTCTCCCTGCTGACGATTGCTTTGGCAGATAATATCCATCTGATACTCCTTGCTTCGTTCTTCACGGGAGCCTGCTCCATGATTCCGCAGATATTCATTCCCATAGCCGCCCAGTTCTCCCGTCCGGAAAACAAAGGCAGGAATGTCGGGATCGTCCTATCGGGCTTGCTGACCGGAATCCTTGCTTCACGGGTGGTCAGCGGATTCGTCGGCGAACTGTTCGGATGGCGCGAAATGTATTACATCGCCGCAGCCATGATGTTCGTCTGCGCGATTGTCGTGCTCAAAGTCCTTCCCGATATTCAGACCAACTTCCGGGGCAAGTACGGCGACCTGATGAAATCCCTGCTGGCTTTGGTGAAAGAGTTTCCGCAGCTGCGCATTTATTCCATTCGTGCGGCGTTAAACTTCGGTTCCCTTCTTGCCATGTGGTCCTGCCTTGCCTTCAAGATGGGGCAAGCCCCCTTTCATGCCAACAGCGACATCATCGGTTTGCTGGGATTATGCGGTGTGGCGGGAGCATTAACCGCCTCCTTTGTGGGGAAATACGTAAAGAGAGTGGGTGTCCGCCGCTTCAACTTCATCGGTTGCGGACTGATCCTCTTTTCATGGCTACTCTTCTTCGTCGGAGAAAACACCTACCTTGGTATCATTCTGGGAATTATCATCATCGACATAGGTATGCAGTGCATCCAGCTCAGTAATCAGACCAGTATCTTCGAACTGTCACCCCGAGCCTCCAACCGCATCAATACAATTTTCATGACGACCTACTTCGTCGGCGGTTCCCTGGGAACCTTCCTTGCGGGTACATTCTGGCAATTGTACGGATGGCATGGTGTTATTGGAATTGGAGCTACACTGACCTGCATTTCTTTACTAATTACAACTTTGTCGAAGAAGTGA
- the pbpC gene encoding penicillin-binding protein 1C, producing MGSKILNFFKRLSVTKKVILCILAFLVTGYIFCLPRHLFHVPYSTVVTDRNEELLGARIASDGQWRFPPRNTTPEKIKECLITFEDKHFYHHWGVNPFAIGRAFYQNVKNKRIVSGGSTLTMQTIRLARNESRTFREKLIEMIWATRLEFRASKEEILSMYISHAPFGGNVVGLDAAAWRYFGHSADDLSWAESAMLAVLPNAPAMIHLSKGRKTLLDKRNRLLKQLLEKKTIDSSTYELAISEPLPDEPHPLPQIAPYLVSRFYQERNGEYSRSTINKGIQTQIEDLAERWSNEFRRSDIRNLAILVIDIPSNQVVAYCGNVHFDQKQGGNQVDVIQAPRSTGSILKPFLYYAMLQEGSLLPDMLLPDVPVNINGFTPQNFSMQFEGAVPASEALARSLNIPAVTMLQRYGVPKFHSFLQQIGLKTINRSSSHYGLSLILGGAEATLWDVTNAYAMMGRSLLQLPQRSCSLLLPTSRITESTDPFQPGAVWQTFDALKEVNRPEEIDWKSIPSMQTIAWKTGTSYGFRDAWAVGVTPRYAVGVWVGNATGEGKPGLVGAQTAGPVLFDIFNLLPASSWFTRPTGIFVEAEVCRKSGHLKGRFCDETDTLLVLPAGLRTEACPYHHLVTLSADESQRIYENCANTEPTLQKSWFTLPPVWEWYYKQHHPEYKPLPPFKAGCGEDTFQPMQFIYPPMNARIKLPKQLDGSKGFLTVELAHSNPNATIFWHLDETYQAQTQDFHKISLQPAAGKHSLTAVDGEGNTISTTFFVE from the coding sequence ATGGGAAGCAAAATCTTGAATTTCTTCAAACGATTGTCCGTCACCAAAAAAGTAATACTTTGTATTCTTGCTTTTTTGGTGACAGGATATATCTTTTGTCTTCCCCGCCACCTTTTTCATGTCCCCTACTCCACAGTAGTGACGGACCGGAACGAGGAACTGCTGGGTGCACGCATCGCCTCCGACGGCCAATGGAGATTTCCTCCCCGAAACACGACTCCGGAAAAGATCAAGGAATGCCTCATTACTTTCGAAGACAAACATTTCTATCACCATTGGGGAGTCAATCCGTTCGCTATCGGAAGAGCTTTCTATCAGAATGTGAAGAATAAACGCATCGTAAGCGGAGGCAGTACGCTGACCATGCAGACCATCCGCCTGGCACGGAACGAATCGCGCACCTTCCGTGAGAAACTGATTGAAATGATCTGGGCCACCCGCCTGGAATTTCGCGCTTCCAAAGAAGAAATTCTTTCCATGTATATCTCCCATGCCCCTTTCGGAGGAAATGTAGTGGGACTGGATGCCGCCGCATGGCGCTACTTCGGACATTCTGCCGATGACCTATCGTGGGCGGAGTCTGCCATGCTTGCCGTTCTTCCCAACGCGCCCGCCATGATTCATCTGTCCAAAGGACGAAAAACGCTGCTTGACAAGCGAAACCGCCTGCTGAAACAGCTTCTCGAAAAGAAAACCATCGATTCGTCTACCTACGAACTGGCTATCAGCGAGCCACTTCCCGATGAGCCTCATCCGCTCCCACAGATCGCACCGTATCTGGTCAGCCGGTTCTATCAGGAACGAAACGGCGAATACTCCCGTTCGACCATCAACAAGGGCATTCAGACTCAGATAGAAGACCTGGCGGAACGATGGAGCAACGAATTCAGGCGAAGTGATATTCGTAATCTGGCCATTCTGGTGATTGACATTCCGAGCAATCAAGTGGTGGCATACTGCGGCAACGTCCATTTCGACCAAAAGCAGGGAGGAAATCAAGTGGACGTCATTCAGGCTCCGAGAAGTACGGGCAGTATTCTCAAACCTTTCTTATATTACGCGATGTTACAGGAAGGAAGTTTACTGCCGGATATGTTGCTGCCGGACGTACCTGTCAATATCAACGGATTTACGCCACAGAATTTCAGTATGCAGTTCGAAGGAGCTGTTCCCGCTTCGGAAGCTCTCGCGCGTTCATTAAATATTCCCGCAGTCACGATGCTGCAAAGATACGGAGTCCCGAAGTTTCATAGCTTCCTGCAACAGATCGGGCTAAAAACCATCAACCGTTCTTCTTCCCACTATGGTTTATCACTTATTCTGGGAGGAGCGGAAGCCACTTTATGGGATGTAACAAACGCATATGCAATGATGGGACGCAGTTTGTTGCAACTGCCGCAAAGGTCTTGCAGCCTGTTGCTCCCGACAAGCCGAATCACAGAATCAACCGATCCTTTTCAGCCAGGCGCCGTATGGCAGACATTCGATGCCTTGAAAGAAGTCAACCGTCCCGAAGAGATTGACTGGAAATCCATTCCTTCCATGCAGACCATTGCATGGAAAACCGGAACAAGCTACGGATTCCGGGATGCTTGGGCGGTGGGTGTTACGCCCCGCTATGCAGTCGGCGTATGGGTAGGAAATGCCACCGGAGAAGGAAAGCCCGGACTGGTGGGTGCACAGACAGCGGGTCCCGTACTATTCGATATTTTTAATCTGCTTCCCGCCTCTTCGTGGTTTACACGCCCTACGGGCATCTTTGTCGAAGCAGAGGTCTGCCGGAAATCGGGACATCTGAAAGGACGGTTCTGTGATGAAACGGACACGCTTCTTGTTTTACCGGCAGGACTGCGGACAGAGGCATGCCCCTATCACCACCTCGTCACTTTATCAGCCGATGAAAGCCAGCGTATTTATGAAAATTGCGCCAACACGGAGCCTACGCTTCAGAAAAGCTGGTTCACACTGCCACCCGTATGGGAATGGTATTACAAACAACATCATCCGGAGTATAAACCGCTGCCTCCTTTCAAAGCCGGATGCGGAGAAGATACTTTCCAGCCGATGCAATTTATCTATCCTCCGATGAACGCACGCATCAAACTGCCCAAGCAACTGGATGGCAGCAAAGGTTTCCTGACTGTAGAACTGGCGCACAGCAATCCTAATGCTACCATTTTCTGGCATCTTGACGAGACCTACCAAGCCCAGACACAGGACTTTCACAAAATCTCCCTGCAACCCGCCGCCGGCAAACATTCGCTGACGGCAGTAGACGGTGAAGGAAATACCATCTCCACCACTTTCTTTGTTGAGTGA
- a CDS encoding FKBP-type peptidyl-prolyl cis-trans isomerase, with protein sequence MGRKQEYKETNLEFLKELSSQEGVYALPCGIYYKVLETGTGTVFPNVRSIVTVHYKGSLINGRVFDNSYERNCPEAFRLCDVIDGWQLALQRMRAGDKWIIYIPYTMGYGTRASGPIPAFSTLVFEVELLGVA encoded by the coding sequence ATGGGAAGAAAGCAAGAATATAAAGAGACGAATTTGGAGTTCTTGAAAGAATTGTCATCGCAGGAAGGTGTTTATGCCTTGCCTTGCGGCATCTATTATAAGGTTTTGGAGACCGGTACGGGGACTGTTTTTCCTAATGTGCGGAGTATTGTTACCGTTCATTATAAAGGGAGTCTGATTAACGGTCGGGTGTTCGATAATTCTTATGAACGTAATTGTCCGGAAGCTTTCCGCCTCTGCGATGTAATAGATGGTTGGCAACTGGCGCTCCAACGGATGCGTGCGGGAGATAAATGGATCATCTATATACCTTACACGATGGGATACGGAACCCGTGCATCCGGTCCGATTCCGGCTTTTTCGACATTGGTATTTGAGGTAGAGCTTTTGGGAGTTGCATAA